From the Clavibacter phaseoli genome, one window contains:
- the rpe gene encoding ribulose-phosphate 3-epimerase, producing the protein MPVRIEPSILSADFANLEREIQRLATADLVHVDIMDNHFVPNLTFGLPMVERLQQVTPVPLDIHLMIDDVDRWAPGYAEAGAASVTFHAEATREPVALARRLREIGARAGIALKPGTPVDDYLELLPEFDQVLVMTVEPGFGGQSFMPETMPKLRALRSRLRESGHDVWLQVDGGIDVETIGRAAEAGADTFVSGSGVFRGGDPESAIAELRRAAEAHTHAH; encoded by the coding sequence ATGCCCGTCCGCATCGAACCGAGCATCCTGTCCGCCGACTTCGCGAACCTGGAGCGCGAGATCCAGCGCCTCGCCACCGCCGACCTCGTGCACGTCGACATCATGGACAACCACTTCGTGCCGAACCTCACGTTCGGCCTGCCGATGGTGGAGCGCCTCCAGCAGGTGACGCCCGTGCCGCTCGACATCCACCTGATGATCGACGACGTCGACCGCTGGGCCCCCGGCTACGCGGAGGCGGGCGCCGCGAGCGTCACCTTCCACGCCGAGGCCACGCGCGAGCCCGTGGCGCTCGCCCGCCGGCTCCGCGAGATCGGCGCGCGCGCCGGCATCGCGCTGAAGCCCGGCACGCCCGTCGACGACTACCTCGAGCTCCTCCCCGAGTTCGACCAGGTGCTCGTGATGACGGTCGAGCCCGGCTTCGGCGGCCAGTCCTTCATGCCCGAGACCATGCCGAAGCTCCGGGCCCTCCGCTCGCGCCTCCGCGAGTCCGGCCACGACGTCTGGCTCCAGGTCGACGGCGGCATCGACGTCGAGACCATCGGCCGCGCGGCCGAGGCCGGCGCCGACACGTTCGTCTCCGGATCCGGCGTGTTCCGCGGCGGCGACCCCGAGTCGGCCATCGCCGAGCTGCGCCGCGCGGCCGAGGCGCACACCCACGCGCACTGA
- the fmt gene encoding methionyl-tRNA formyltransferase gives MRLVFAGTPLAAVPSLRSLAASGHEVALVVTRADAPLGRKRVLTPSPVAAEAELLGIPTLRVNRLDDEATARIAVVGADLGVIVAYGGLVREPLLSTPARGWINLHFSLLPRWRGAAPVQRSIMAGERVTGASVFQLERGMDTGPVFAMEERPTGDHETAGHVLDALAVQGADLLLRTVDAIGAGTAVARPQEGEPTLAPKTTIDDGRVDWARPAEEVLARIRGVTPEPGAHTSVDDVRLKIHRAAALRDAAPLAPGAIAALDGRVAVGTASHPIELIQVQPAGKNPMPAADWWRGVTDKDVTAR, from the coding sequence ATGAGACTCGTCTTCGCCGGCACGCCCCTCGCGGCCGTGCCCTCGCTCCGGTCGCTCGCCGCGTCCGGCCACGAGGTCGCGCTCGTCGTCACGCGCGCCGACGCGCCGCTCGGCCGGAAGCGCGTCCTCACCCCGTCGCCCGTCGCCGCGGAGGCCGAGCTGCTCGGCATCCCGACGCTCCGCGTGAACCGCCTCGACGACGAGGCGACCGCCCGCATCGCCGTGGTCGGGGCCGACCTCGGCGTCATCGTCGCGTACGGCGGCCTCGTCCGCGAGCCGCTGCTCTCCACGCCCGCGCGCGGCTGGATCAACCTGCACTTCTCCCTGCTGCCGCGCTGGCGCGGCGCCGCGCCCGTCCAGCGGTCGATCATGGCGGGCGAGCGCGTCACCGGCGCGAGCGTCTTCCAGCTCGAGCGCGGCATGGACACCGGGCCCGTCTTCGCGATGGAGGAGCGCCCCACGGGCGACCACGAGACCGCCGGCCACGTGCTCGACGCGCTCGCGGTCCAGGGCGCCGACCTGCTGCTGCGGACCGTCGACGCGATCGGCGCCGGCACGGCCGTCGCCCGCCCGCAGGAGGGCGAGCCCACGCTCGCGCCGAAGACGACCATCGACGACGGCCGCGTCGACTGGGCCAGGCCCGCCGAGGAGGTGCTGGCCCGGATCCGCGGCGTCACGCCCGAGCCCGGCGCGCACACGTCCGTGGACGACGTGCGCCTGAAGATCCACCGCGCGGCCGCCCTCCGCGACGCCGCGCCGCTCGCGCCCGGCGCGATCGCCGCCCTCGACGGCCGCGTCGCCGTCGGCACCGCCAGCCACCCGATCGAGCTCATCCAGGTGCAGCCCGCGGGGAAGAACCCCATGCCCGCCGCCGACTGGTGGCGCGGCGTCACGGACAAGGACGTCACCGCACGATGA
- a CDS encoding primosomal protein N', whose amino-acid sequence MTAADPAGCTASEAAGDAAPAGSLGARPPVARVMVDSPLPQLDRLFDYAVPEALRATCVPGVRVRVPLRSAGRVADGYVVEMGDGQGYDGALSEVEQVVSPLPVLRPEIWTLAREVADRQAGTASDVIRLAVPPRQVRVEKAHVAALAAAAEEAAAHVAEPVADAAPVVDPAAPVVDPAALPPIDGYAPGTLDAAVDGSGRVAVDAVPAVVELPGGVWAGRWAVTLAQAAARVLASGRSSVLVVPDYRDQDQLEAALAAHAPAGSVLRTDARQSGPDRYRSFLAGLGDAPRIVVGNRSAVYAPAPRLGLVAMWDEGDPLHAEPLSPYAHARDVALLRSRQQGTALVLLAHSRSTEVERLVAIGYLTSVSPVAVRTPRVIPTTSQTGDEGFARQARIPSGAWRAAKDAVEHGPVLIQVARPGYAPLVACRACRQAARCTVCTGPLGMSTATSTPTCGWCGHLAGDWRCANCGSDELRLVTIGAGRTAEELGRAFPGVQVVLADGERHVQEVDAESRLVVATRGAEPVAAGGYRAILLLDGERMLARESLRVGEDVLRQWSNAAALAAPRAPVMLVGVGGQVARALATWQQPRYAHEELLERRALRFPPAVRAASVEGLPDAVGQAMERLDGLEGVDVLGPVPAEQGRVRAIVRLDYASGPDAARELRAAVVRNASSRRKPVAGRTGFRPTVPLRVRFDDTGLF is encoded by the coding sequence ATGACCGCGGCGGATCCGGCCGGCTGCACCGCGTCGGAGGCCGCCGGGGACGCCGCGCCCGCCGGCTCCCTCGGCGCGCGCCCGCCCGTGGCGCGGGTCATGGTCGACTCCCCGCTGCCGCAGCTCGACCGGCTGTTCGACTACGCCGTGCCCGAGGCGCTCCGGGCGACGTGCGTGCCGGGCGTCCGCGTGCGGGTCCCGCTGCGCTCGGCGGGACGGGTGGCCGACGGCTACGTCGTCGAGATGGGCGACGGCCAGGGCTACGACGGCGCGCTCAGCGAGGTCGAGCAGGTCGTCTCGCCCCTGCCCGTGCTGCGGCCGGAGATCTGGACGCTCGCGCGCGAGGTCGCCGACCGGCAGGCCGGGACCGCGTCCGACGTGATCCGGCTGGCCGTGCCGCCGCGCCAGGTGCGCGTGGAGAAGGCGCACGTCGCGGCCCTCGCGGCCGCGGCGGAGGAGGCGGCGGCACACGTCGCCGAGCCCGTCGCGGACGCCGCTCCCGTCGTCGATCCCGCGGCTCCCGTCGTCGACCCCGCCGCGCTCCCGCCGATCGACGGCTACGCGCCGGGCACGCTCGACGCGGCGGTCGACGGATCCGGGCGCGTGGCGGTCGACGCCGTCCCCGCGGTCGTCGAGCTGCCCGGCGGCGTCTGGGCCGGCCGCTGGGCCGTGACGCTCGCCCAGGCCGCCGCGCGCGTGCTCGCGTCGGGACGCAGCAGCGTCCTCGTGGTGCCCGACTACCGCGACCAGGACCAGCTCGAGGCCGCCCTCGCCGCGCACGCGCCCGCCGGATCCGTGCTGCGCACCGACGCGCGCCAGTCCGGCCCCGACCGCTACCGCTCCTTCCTCGCGGGCCTCGGCGACGCGCCCCGCATCGTCGTCGGCAACCGCTCGGCCGTGTACGCGCCCGCGCCGCGCCTCGGCCTCGTCGCGATGTGGGACGAGGGCGACCCGCTGCACGCCGAGCCGCTCAGCCCGTACGCGCACGCCCGCGACGTCGCCCTCCTCCGCAGCCGCCAGCAGGGCACGGCGCTCGTGCTGCTCGCGCACTCTCGGAGCACCGAGGTCGAGCGGCTCGTCGCGATCGGCTACCTCACGAGCGTCTCGCCCGTCGCCGTCCGGACCCCGCGGGTGATCCCGACCACCTCGCAGACGGGCGACGAGGGGTTCGCCCGGCAGGCCAGGATCCCCTCGGGCGCGTGGCGCGCGGCCAAGGACGCCGTCGAGCACGGGCCGGTCCTCATCCAGGTCGCCCGACCCGGCTACGCGCCGCTCGTCGCCTGCCGCGCCTGCCGCCAGGCCGCCCGCTGCACCGTCTGCACGGGCCCGCTCGGCATGTCCACCGCCACGAGCACGCCCACGTGCGGCTGGTGCGGGCACCTCGCGGGCGACTGGCGCTGCGCGAACTGCGGATCCGACGAGCTGCGCCTCGTCACCATCGGCGCGGGCCGCACGGCGGAGGAGCTCGGCCGCGCGTTCCCCGGCGTGCAGGTGGTGCTGGCCGACGGCGAGCGCCACGTGCAGGAGGTCGACGCGGAGTCGCGGCTCGTGGTCGCCACGCGCGGCGCCGAGCCGGTCGCCGCGGGCGGCTACCGCGCGATCCTGCTGCTCGACGGGGAGCGGATGCTCGCGCGCGAGAGCCTGCGGGTGGGGGAGGACGTGCTCCGCCAGTGGTCCAACGCCGCCGCCCTCGCCGCCCCGCGCGCGCCCGTGATGCTCGTGGGCGTCGGCGGGCAGGTCGCGCGCGCCCTCGCCACGTGGCAGCAGCCGCGCTACGCGCACGAGGAGCTGCTCGAGCGGCGCGCGCTCCGCTTCCCGCCCGCCGTGCGCGCGGCGAGCGTCGAGGGGCTGCCGGACGCCGTCGGCCAGGCGATGGAGCGGCTGGACGGGCTCGAGGGGGTCGACGTCCTCGGCCCGGTGCCCGCCGAGCAGGGCCGCGTGCGCGCCATCGTCCGCCTCGACTACGCGAGCGGCCCGGACGCGGCGCGGGAGCTGCGCGCGGCCGTCGTGCGCAACGCCTCGAGCCGCCGCAAGCCCGTCGCGGGCCGCACCGGGTTCCGGCCCACCGTCCCGCTCCGTGTACGGTTCGACGACACGGGGCTGTTCTGA
- the hisG gene encoding ATP phosphoribosyltransferase produces the protein MLRVAVPNKGSLAETAAQMLAEAGYAGRRDPKELYVLDARNDVEFFYLRPRDIATYVGSGALDVGITGRDLLIDSASEAAETAELGFAGSTFRFAGPVGRFAELEDLAGVRIATSYPVLVGGFLREHGVEAQLIRLDGAVESAIQLGVADAIADVVETGTTLRKAGLEIFGPVILRSTAVLISGAEEKPGAATLLRRLEGVLVARRYVLMDYDVPLDLLDAATAITPGIESPTISPLQDPAWVAVRSMVPRDDTNQIMDRLHEVGARAILVSPIHAARI, from the coding sequence ATGCTCCGTGTCGCCGTGCCCAACAAGGGCTCGCTCGCCGAGACCGCCGCCCAGATGCTCGCCGAGGCCGGGTACGCCGGTCGTCGTGACCCCAAGGAGCTCTACGTCCTCGACGCGCGCAACGACGTCGAGTTCTTCTACCTCCGCCCGCGCGACATCGCCACCTACGTCGGATCCGGCGCGCTCGACGTCGGCATCACCGGTCGCGACCTCCTCATCGACTCCGCGTCCGAGGCCGCCGAGACCGCGGAGCTCGGCTTCGCGGGATCCACGTTCCGCTTCGCCGGCCCCGTCGGCCGCTTCGCCGAGCTCGAGGACCTCGCGGGAGTCCGCATCGCCACGAGCTACCCCGTCCTCGTCGGCGGGTTCCTCCGCGAGCACGGCGTCGAGGCGCAGCTCATCCGCCTCGACGGCGCCGTGGAGTCCGCCATCCAGCTCGGCGTCGCCGACGCCATCGCCGACGTGGTCGAGACGGGGACCACGCTGCGGAAGGCCGGGCTCGAGATCTTCGGCCCCGTGATCCTCCGCTCCACCGCCGTCCTCATCTCGGGCGCCGAGGAGAAGCCGGGCGCCGCCACGCTGCTCCGCCGCCTCGAGGGCGTGCTCGTCGCGCGCCGCTACGTGCTCATGGACTACGACGTGCCGCTCGACCTGCTCGACGCCGCCACGGCCATCACGCCGGGCATCGAGTCGCCCACCATCTCGCCGCTGCAGGACCCCGCGTGGGTCGCCGTGCGCTCGATGGTGCCCCGCGACGACACGAACCAGATCATGGACCGCCTGCACGAGGTCGGCGCGCGCGCCATCCTCGTCAGCCCCATCCACGCCGCCCGGATCTGA
- the coaBC gene encoding bifunctional phosphopantothenoylcysteine decarboxylase/phosphopantothenate--cysteine ligase CoaBC yields the protein MMVVVGITGGIAAYKAVGVVRGLVLLGHDVHVVPTEAALRFVGKPTLEAVSRNPVTSDLYDGVSEVRHVALGQKADLIVVAPATAHTLASMALGLSDDLLGTTILASRAPLVVAPAMHTEMWQHPATQANAALLRSRGATLVGPTSGRLTGTDSGPGRMAEVEDVIAAALAAVRPGGRDLEGRRVVVSAGGTREPLDPVRFLGNRSSGRQGVALATAARDRGADVVLVAAHLEVPAPTGVRVVPVSTALELSDAMVREADDADVVIMAAAVADYRPVAVSAGKIKKEEAGDALSVELVRNPDVLQRLASDARIPRADGSRRIVVGFAAETEEDPAELLRIGRAKLARKGCDLLVLNRVGWSQGFATEGNAITVLGRSGDTLAEASGSKEQVAHRILDVVGAPTPQ from the coding sequence GTGATGGTGGTCGTGGGGATCACGGGCGGCATCGCGGCCTACAAGGCCGTCGGCGTGGTCCGGGGCCTCGTGCTCCTCGGCCACGACGTGCACGTCGTGCCCACCGAGGCCGCGCTCCGCTTCGTCGGGAAGCCCACGCTCGAGGCCGTGAGCCGCAACCCCGTCACGAGCGACCTGTATGACGGGGTCTCCGAGGTCCGCCACGTGGCGCTCGGCCAGAAGGCCGACCTCATCGTCGTCGCGCCGGCCACCGCCCACACGCTCGCCTCCATGGCGCTCGGCCTGTCGGACGACCTGCTCGGCACCACGATCCTCGCCAGCCGCGCGCCGCTGGTCGTCGCCCCCGCGATGCACACCGAGATGTGGCAGCACCCGGCGACCCAGGCCAACGCGGCCCTGCTCCGCTCGCGCGGCGCCACCCTCGTCGGCCCCACGTCGGGCCGCCTCACCGGCACGGACTCCGGGCCCGGCCGCATGGCCGAGGTGGAGGACGTCATCGCCGCCGCCCTCGCGGCGGTCCGCCCCGGTGGGCGCGACCTCGAGGGGCGCCGCGTCGTCGTCTCCGCGGGCGGCACGCGCGAGCCGCTGGATCCCGTGCGCTTCCTCGGCAACCGCTCCTCCGGGCGGCAGGGGGTCGCCCTCGCGACGGCCGCGCGCGATCGCGGCGCCGACGTCGTGCTGGTCGCCGCGCACCTCGAGGTGCCCGCGCCGACCGGCGTCCGCGTGGTGCCCGTCTCGACCGCGCTCGAGCTCTCCGACGCCATGGTGCGCGAGGCCGACGACGCCGACGTGGTGATCATGGCCGCGGCCGTCGCCGACTACCGGCCCGTCGCCGTCTCCGCGGGCAAGATCAAGAAGGAGGAGGCGGGCGACGCCCTCTCCGTCGAGCTCGTGCGGAACCCGGACGTCCTGCAGCGGCTCGCGTCCGACGCTCGCATCCCGCGCGCGGACGGCTCGCGCCGGATCGTCGTCGGCTTCGCGGCGGAGACCGAGGAGGACCCCGCCGAGCTGCTGCGGATCGGCCGCGCCAAGCTCGCCCGGAAGGGCTGCGACCTGCTCGTCCTCAACAGGGTCGGGTGGTCGCAAGGGTTCGCCACGGAGGGCAACGCGATCACGGTGCTCGGGAGGTCCGGCGATACACTTGCCGAGGCCTCCGGCTCCAAGGAGCAGGTCGCCCATCGAATTCTCGACGTAGTGGGCGCGCCGACGCCGCAGTAG
- the gmk gene encoding guanylate kinase — protein sequence MRPEPPEVDRVAASQAAVAARRARAQVKHDIVTGERTPLGVLDASADPARRAEATLRVTEFLTSIPNIGPTKLERILGELGISTAKRLGGLGVHQRVRLTRFLEEWQAAKQIVEPSRLVVLAGPTAVGKGTVSTFIRENEPDVLLSVSATTRAPRPGEVEGVNYYFVSDAEFDRMVEQQELLEWATVHNAHRYGTPRAPIDAALAEGRSVLLEIDIQGARQVKAAMPEARLVFLLPPTWEELVRRLVGRGTEGPEEQQRRLDTAKVELAAQDEFDHLVVNRDVADAAREVVDLMRSRKAVSP from the coding sequence ATGAGGCCCGAACCACCCGAGGTCGACCGGGTCGCCGCATCCCAGGCCGCCGTCGCCGCGCGCCGCGCCCGCGCGCAGGTCAAGCACGACATCGTCACGGGGGAGCGGACGCCGCTCGGCGTGCTCGACGCGTCCGCGGATCCCGCCCGCCGCGCCGAGGCCACGCTCCGCGTCACGGAGTTCCTCACGAGCATCCCGAACATCGGCCCCACCAAGCTCGAGCGGATCCTCGGCGAGCTCGGCATCTCCACCGCCAAGCGCCTCGGAGGCCTCGGCGTGCACCAGCGCGTGCGCCTCACGCGCTTCCTCGAGGAGTGGCAGGCGGCGAAGCAGATCGTCGAGCCCAGCCGGCTCGTCGTCCTCGCGGGTCCCACCGCGGTCGGCAAGGGCACCGTCTCCACCTTCATCCGCGAGAACGAGCCCGACGTGCTGCTCTCCGTCTCCGCCACGACGCGCGCGCCGCGTCCCGGCGAGGTCGAGGGCGTCAACTACTACTTCGTCTCCGACGCCGAGTTCGACCGGATGGTCGAGCAGCAGGAGCTCCTCGAGTGGGCGACGGTGCACAACGCCCACCGCTACGGCACGCCGCGCGCGCCCATCGACGCCGCGCTGGCCGAGGGCCGCAGCGTCCTGCTCGAGATCGACATCCAGGGCGCGCGCCAGGTGAAGGCCGCGATGCCCGAGGCCCGCCTCGTGTTCCTGCTGCCGCCCACCTGGGAGGAGCTCGTGCGCCGCCTGGTCGGCCGCGGCACCGAGGGGCCCGAGGAGCAGCAGCGCCGGCTGGACACCGCGAAGGTCGAGCTGGCCGCCCAGGACGAGTTCGACCACCTCGTCGTCAACCGCGATGTCGCGGATGCCGCGCGCGAGGTCGTAGACTTGATGAGATCCAGGAAGGCCGTCAGTCCATGA
- a CDS encoding phosphoribosyl-ATP diphosphatase — protein sequence MKTFDDLFGELTRIAAERPEGSGTVRELDGGVHAIGKKVVEEAAEVWMASEYESDDRTAEEISQLLYHVQVMMIARGLTLEDVGRHL from the coding sequence GTGAAGACCTTCGATGACCTGTTCGGCGAGCTGACCCGGATCGCCGCCGAGCGGCCCGAGGGGTCCGGCACCGTCCGCGAGCTCGACGGCGGCGTGCACGCGATCGGCAAGAAGGTCGTCGAGGAGGCCGCCGAGGTCTGGATGGCGTCCGAGTACGAGTCCGACGACCGCACGGCCGAGGAGATCTCGCAGCTGCTGTACCACGTGCAGGTCATGATGATCGCGCGCGGCCTCACCCTGGAGGACGTCGGCCGACATCTGTGA
- a CDS encoding FKBP-type peptidyl-prolyl cis-trans isomerase — protein sequence MTDTTKPEVEPVDGPAPAELTISDITVGDGPEAQPGDTVDVHYLGVDFESGEEFDSSWSRGQSVRFPLRSLIAGWQQGIPGMKVGGRRQLVVPPELAYGPAGGGHRLSGRTLIFVIDLQGVG from the coding sequence ATGACCGACACCACCAAGCCCGAGGTCGAGCCCGTCGACGGCCCGGCCCCCGCAGAGCTCACCATCTCCGACATCACCGTGGGCGACGGCCCCGAGGCCCAGCCCGGCGACACGGTCGACGTGCACTACCTCGGCGTCGACTTCGAGTCCGGCGAGGAGTTCGACTCCTCGTGGAGCCGCGGCCAGTCCGTGCGCTTCCCCCTCCGCAGCCTCATCGCCGGCTGGCAGCAGGGTATCCCCGGCATGAAGGTCGGCGGACGCCGCCAGCTCGTCGTCCCGCCGGAGCTCGCCTACGGCCCCGCGGGCGGCGGCCACCGCCTCTCCGGCCGCACGCTGATCTTCGTGATCGACCTGCAGGGCGTCGGCTAG
- the rpoZ gene encoding DNA-directed RNA polymerase subunit omega codes for MVDKTQGIIDPPIDELLSKVDSKYALVIFASKRARQINDYYADLHEGSLFDNVGPLVDSTIDDKPLSVAMHEINEDKLVATPIVEPAAS; via the coding sequence ATGGTTGACAAGACCCAGGGCATCATCGACCCGCCCATCGACGAGCTCCTCTCGAAGGTCGACTCGAAGTACGCGCTCGTGATCTTCGCCTCCAAGCGGGCCCGCCAGATCAACGACTACTACGCGGACCTGCACGAGGGCAGCCTGTTCGACAACGTCGGACCGCTCGTCGACTCCACCATCGACGACAAGCCCCTCTCGGTCGCCATGCACGAGATCAACGAGGACAAGCTCGTCGCCACGCCCATCGTGGAGCCCGCGGCCTCCTAG
- the metK gene encoding methionine adenosyltransferase translates to MTDLRLFTSESVTEGHPDKICDQISDSILDALLTQDPTSRAAVETLVTTGLVHVAGEVTTSGYVDIPQIVRDRIRDIGYDSSEVGFDGSNCGVTVSIGAQSPDIAQGVDRSYESRSGSASADAHDLQGAGDQGLMFGYASRDTPVYMPLPIYLAHRLAERLAAVRHSGELSYLRPDGKTQVTIGYDGLVPRTVDTVVLSTQHGPQVSQEDLRREVEEHVIRPVLAQAAEIGIELDSRDATLLINPTGKFEIGGPKGDAGLTGRKIIVDTYGGFSRHGGGAFSGKDPSKVDRSAAYAMRWVAKNAVAAGLADRLEVQVAYAIGKAAPVGLYVETFGTAHVPEERIVRAIRETFDLRPAAIVERLDLLRPIYAQTAAYGHFGRELPDFTWEALDRVADLQSAAGL, encoded by the coding sequence GTGACCGACCTGCGCCTGTTCACCTCCGAGTCCGTCACCGAGGGCCACCCCGACAAGATCTGCGACCAGATCTCGGACAGCATCCTCGACGCGCTCCTCACGCAGGACCCGACGAGCCGCGCGGCCGTCGAGACGCTCGTCACCACGGGCCTCGTGCACGTCGCGGGCGAGGTCACCACCTCCGGCTACGTCGACATCCCGCAGATCGTGCGCGACCGCATCCGGGACATCGGCTACGACTCGTCCGAGGTCGGCTTCGACGGCAGCAACTGCGGCGTCACGGTGTCCATCGGCGCGCAGTCGCCCGACATCGCGCAGGGCGTCGACCGCTCGTACGAGTCCCGCTCCGGATCCGCGTCCGCCGACGCGCACGACCTCCAGGGCGCCGGCGACCAGGGCCTCATGTTCGGCTACGCCTCGCGCGACACCCCGGTGTACATGCCGCTCCCCATCTACCTCGCGCACCGCCTCGCGGAGCGCCTCGCGGCCGTCCGCCACTCGGGCGAGCTGTCCTACCTCCGGCCCGACGGCAAGACGCAGGTCACCATCGGCTACGACGGCCTGGTGCCGCGCACGGTCGACACCGTCGTGCTCTCCACCCAGCACGGCCCGCAGGTCTCCCAGGAGGACCTCCGCCGCGAGGTCGAGGAGCACGTCATCCGCCCGGTGCTCGCGCAGGCCGCGGAGATCGGCATCGAGCTCGACTCGCGCGACGCGACCCTGCTCATCAACCCCACCGGCAAGTTCGAGATCGGCGGCCCGAAGGGCGACGCGGGGCTCACGGGCCGCAAGATCATCGTCGACACCTACGGCGGCTTCAGCCGGCACGGCGGCGGCGCGTTCAGCGGCAAGGACCCGTCGAAGGTCGACCGCAGCGCCGCGTACGCCATGCGCTGGGTCGCGAAGAACGCGGTCGCCGCTGGCCTCGCCGACCGGCTCGAGGTGCAGGTCGCGTACGCCATCGGCAAGGCCGCGCCCGTCGGCCTCTACGTCGAGACGTTCGGCACGGCGCACGTGCCCGAGGAGCGCATCGTGCGCGCCATCCGCGAGACGTTCGACCTGCGTCCCGCCGCCATCGTCGAGCGGCTCGACCTGCTCCGTCCCATCTACGCGCAGACCGCCGCCTACGGGCACTTCGGCCGCGAGCTGCCGGACTTCACCTGGGAGGCGCTCGACCGTGTCGCCGACCTGCAGAGCGCCGCGGGCCTCTGA
- a CDS encoding RsmB/NOP family class I SAM-dependent RNA methyltransferase, producing the protein MSDSTGSSSRRPGGRRPAGGDRRRPDDRAAVGGPATVSPARRVAYEVVSAVRESDAYANLLLPVRIRRAALSAQDAALATELTYGTLRMSGYYDRVVELAAGRPVTAIDAPILDVLRLSVHQLLSMRVATHAAVNEGVDMARAVGSRSATGFVNGVLRTITRTEPAEWRQRVLDSAASDDERLALEHSHPLWVLRALRQALAREGRADELQDLLRADNAAPAVSLVALPGLATVEETHEQPAAFSPVGAYLEGGDPMDAPGVAEGRVRVQDEGSQLAALALSRARAVTPGERWLDLCAGPGGKAALLAAEAGRSGALLTANELVPARAGLVRDALRAVPGDTEVWELDGTTVGETHPGAFDRILLDAPCSGLGALRRRPEARWRKTPRDVAGLGALQAGLIDSAIGALAPGGILAYVTCSPHLAETRAIVQAALQRHPDVTALDTRAVLQEVADGDLELPGADPEAATRGSSVQLWPHRHGTDAMFIALLTRR; encoded by the coding sequence ATGAGCGACAGCACCGGATCCTCCTCCCGCCGACCGGGCGGCCGCCGCCCCGCGGGAGGCGATCGCCGCCGGCCCGACGACCGCGCCGCGGTGGGCGGTCCCGCCACGGTCAGCCCGGCCCGCCGCGTCGCCTACGAGGTCGTGAGCGCGGTCCGCGAGTCGGACGCCTACGCGAACCTGCTGCTGCCGGTGAGGATCCGCCGCGCCGCCCTCAGCGCCCAGGACGCGGCGCTCGCCACGGAGCTCACCTACGGCACGCTCCGCATGTCCGGCTACTACGACCGCGTGGTCGAGCTGGCCGCCGGCCGTCCCGTCACCGCGATCGACGCGCCGATCCTCGACGTCCTCCGCCTGTCGGTGCACCAGCTGCTCAGCATGCGCGTCGCCACCCACGCGGCCGTGAACGAGGGCGTCGACATGGCGCGCGCGGTCGGATCCCGCTCCGCCACGGGCTTCGTCAACGGCGTCCTCCGCACCATCACGCGCACGGAACCCGCCGAATGGCGCCAGCGCGTGCTCGACAGCGCCGCGAGCGACGACGAGCGGCTCGCGCTCGAGCACTCCCACCCGCTCTGGGTGCTGCGCGCCCTCCGCCAGGCGCTCGCCCGCGAGGGCCGCGCCGACGAGCTCCAGGACCTGCTGCGTGCCGACAACGCCGCGCCCGCCGTCAGCCTCGTCGCGCTCCCGGGCCTCGCGACCGTCGAGGAGACCCACGAGCAGCCGGCCGCGTTCTCGCCCGTCGGCGCCTACCTCGAGGGCGGCGACCCGATGGACGCGCCGGGCGTCGCGGAGGGCCGCGTCCGCGTGCAGGACGAGGGCTCCCAGCTCGCCGCGCTCGCGCTCAGCCGCGCCCGCGCGGTCACCCCGGGCGAGCGCTGGCTCGACCTCTGCGCGGGACCCGGCGGCAAGGCCGCGCTGCTCGCCGCGGAGGCCGGCCGCTCCGGCGCCCTGCTCACCGCCAACGAGCTCGTCCCCGCGCGCGCCGGGCTCGTCCGCGACGCCCTCCGCGCCGTCCCCGGCGACACCGAGGTGTGGGAGCTCGACGGCACGACCGTGGGGGAGACCCACCCGGGCGCGTTCGACCGGATCCTGCTCGACGCCCCCTGCAGCGGCCTCGGCGCCCTCCGCCGCCGGCCCGAGGCGCGCTGGCGGAAGACCCCGCGCGACGTCGCGGGCCTCGGCGCCCTGCAGGCCGGGCTCATCGACTCGGCGATCGGCGCGCTCGCGCCCGGCGGGATCCTCGCCTACGTCACGTGCTCGCCGCACCTCGCCGAGACCCGCGCCATCGTGCAGGCCGCGCTCCAGCGCCATCCCGACGTGACCGCGCTCGACACGCGCGCGGTGCTGCAGGAGGTGGCCGACGGCGACCTCGAGCTGCCTGGCGCGGACCCCGAGGCCGCGACCCGCGGATCCAGCGTGCAGCTCTGGCCGCACCGGCACGGCACGGACGCCATGTTCATCGCCCTGCTGACCCGCAGGTAG